A section of the Engystomops pustulosus chromosome 3, aEngPut4.maternal, whole genome shotgun sequence genome encodes:
- the PRSS35 gene encoding inactive serine protease 35, which produces MTGDHLFFTRSVASGRMHLLHLALLLLSTLMPIISRADDEVEEGFKWHIQEIPQIVNSEVIQLSSPRFQAEPLQELHGTCGIECQKNIPPPTQDELENYLSYETMFDNGTRIITKVKFNLPVSSNQTSSSVKHTLRRKRQIYGTDSRFSISDKHFMTNYPFNTAVKLSSGCSGVLVSPKHVLTSAHCVHDGTDYIKNTSKLRVGILKIRTKRGGKRRRGDKKNRENPPTDADASIAKKGRRKQKKPIQKRSAPEDTEQPQQRSSTDKSSMAGKPSFQWTRVKAIQIPKGWFKDVSKNMTLDYDYAVLELKRPQKKKYMELGISPEINKMPGSRVHFSGFDDDRPGQLVYRFCSVSVESNELFYQYCDAEPGSSGSGIYIRLKEPNKKKWKRKIIAVYSGHQWVEVGAEQQDYNVAIRITPLKYAQICLWIHGNNAECSHG; this is translated from the exons ATGACTGGTGATCACCTATTCTTTACTAG GTCAGTAGCATCGGGCAGAATGCATCTCCTACATctggcactcctcctcctctctactCTGATGCCAATTATCAGCAGGGCAGATGATGAAGTTGAGGAGGGCTTCAAGTGGCACATCCAGGAAATCCCTCAAATTGTCAATTCAGAGGTTATCCAGCTTAGCAGCCCTAGGTTTCAAGCAGAACCGCTACAGGAACTCCATGGAACTTGTGGAATTGAATGCCAAAAGAACATCCCACCCCCAACTCAGGATGAGCTTGAAAACTACCTTTCTTATGAAACCATGTTTGACAATGGTACACGCATCATTACTAAAGTAAAGTTTAATCTGCCTGTCAGCAGTAATCAGACCAGTTCTTCTGTAAAACATACCCTACGAAGAAAGAGGCAGATTTATGGCACAGACAGTCGCTTCAGTATATCTGACAAGCATTTTATGACCAACTATCCATTTAACACTGCAGTTAAGCTGTCTTCTGGCTGCAGTGGTGTCCTTGTTTCACCCAAACACGTGCTAACATCAGCCCATTGTGTACATGATGGCACAGATTACATCAAGAATACCAGCAAGTTGAGGGTCGGTATTCTTAAAATCAGAACCAAGAGGGGAGGCAAAAGACGCAGGGGTGACAAGAAAAACCGAGAAAACCCACCTACTGATGCAGATGCAAGCATAGCAAAGAAGGGCAGAAGAAAGCAAAAAAAGCCCATACAGAAAAGGTCTGCACcagaggacacagagcagccacagCAGAGATCTAGTACAGACAAGAGCTCCATGGCTGGAAAACCTTCCTTCCAGTGGACAAGAGTCAAAGCCATTCAGATTCCCAAAGGCTGGTTCAAGGATGTATCAAAAAACATGACCCTGGACTATGACTATGCAGTTCTGGAACTTAAACGCCCACAGAAAAAGAAATACATGGAGCTTGGAATAAGTCCTGAGATCAATAAGATGCCTGGCAGTAGAGTGCACTTCTCCGGATTTGATGATGACAGGCCAGGCCAGTTAGTCTACCGTTTTTGCAGTGTGTCGGTGGAATCTAATGAGCTGTTTTATCAGTACTGTGATGCAGAACCTGGATCTAGTGGTTCTGGTATTTACATCCGTCTCAAAGAACCAAATAAGAAAAAGTGGAAGCGGAAAATCATTGCAGTCTATTCAGGCCATCAGTGGGTGGAAGTTGGTGCTGAGCAGCAGGATTACAATGTAGCTATAAGAATTACTCCACTCAAATATGCACAGATATGTCTCTGGATACATGGCAACAATGCTGAATGTTCTCATGGTTGA